One genomic window of Sphingomonas sp. C3-2 includes the following:
- a CDS encoding TonB-dependent hemoglobin/transferrin/lactoferrin family receptor — protein MSDGIRCGSTVGIRPAIQSAGGPEGVRNRARRHARPACASLALAFALLPVAGHAQDNDGQFWLERKNQIVVSATRTPLKVEDVPLTISVKTAEDIADELVTDIRDLVRFEPGVSVQRQPARFNAAGSGTGRAGNEGFNIRGIGGNRVLIQVDGVRVPDGFSFGAQAVGRGDYVDLGLVKSVEILRGPASALYGSDGLSGAVSFVTADPADFLEGGKNFGGLVRAGYASADNEFSETAILAGRSGDWSAMLAYTRRDHEELDNKGDVGGLGAERTKPNPQDGRSNAVLGRIVYEPAGGHKLRLTGEYLDTRLSTEGLTGRSATVELLEAVDTGERKRLGLDWSWEGNGTIDFARAAIYWQNGEDVQFTDEDRTPAVDRERLNTFENRVFGAAADARADFITGAIGHRLVFGADASITRQRGLRDGTVPPMGEVFPTRAFPSTDFTRAGAFVADEISIAGGQLMLYPALRFDYYKLSPDNDPLLPAFSGAGQDGSRVSPKMGVVWKINDTIRLFGNYATGFKAPEPGQVNQFFENLAFGYTSAPNPDLGPERSESFEGGIRIASNAVSLEMTAFTSRYKDFISQEVVGGSFTPADPAIYQFVNLDRVRVKGAEARFEARADNGLSGTLALSYAKGNEIDPDGNRRPLSTVDPLKLVMGVGYRDRAGRFGGQLIATHSAQKELGRTTGICTPACYRPGAFTILDATAFLKLDKALTLRAGIFNILDKKYAWWSDVRGLSSTSTVTDAYTQPGRNASVSASYRF, from the coding sequence ATGAGTGATGGCATAAGGTGCGGATCGACGGTCGGGATCCGCCCTGCAATACAAAGCGCAGGCGGGCCGGAGGGCGTACGCAACAGGGCGCGGCGTCATGCCCGCCCCGCCTGCGCGTCGCTCGCGCTCGCCTTCGCGCTGCTGCCCGTGGCGGGCCATGCGCAGGATAATGACGGCCAGTTCTGGCTCGAACGGAAGAACCAGATCGTCGTCTCGGCCACGCGCACCCCGCTCAAGGTGGAGGATGTTCCGCTCACCATCTCGGTGAAAACCGCCGAAGATATCGCCGACGAACTGGTGACCGACATCCGTGATCTCGTACGCTTCGAACCCGGCGTCAGCGTCCAGCGCCAGCCCGCGCGCTTCAACGCGGCGGGCAGCGGCACGGGCCGCGCGGGCAATGAAGGCTTCAACATCCGCGGTATCGGCGGCAACCGCGTCCTCATCCAGGTAGACGGCGTGCGCGTTCCCGACGGCTTCAGCTTTGGCGCACAGGCGGTCGGGCGCGGCGACTATGTCGATCTCGGGCTGGTCAAATCGGTCGAGATCCTGCGCGGCCCGGCCTCGGCGCTCTATGGCAGCGACGGCCTTTCGGGCGCGGTCAGCTTCGTCACCGCCGACCCGGCGGACTTCCTCGAAGGCGGCAAGAATTTCGGCGGCCTCGTCCGCGCCGGCTATGCCAGCGCCGACAATGAATTCAGCGAAACCGCCATCCTCGCCGGGCGCAGCGGCGATTGGTCGGCCATGCTCGCCTATACGCGGCGCGATCATGAGGAACTGGACAATAAGGGCGATGTTGGCGGTCTCGGCGCGGAACGGACGAAACCCAACCCGCAAGACGGCCGTTCGAACGCCGTGCTTGGCCGCATCGTCTATGAGCCCGCCGGTGGCCACAAGTTGCGGCTGACCGGCGAATATCTCGACACGCGCCTGTCCACCGAGGGGCTCACCGGGCGTAGCGCAACCGTCGAGTTGCTCGAAGCAGTCGATACCGGCGAACGCAAGCGCCTTGGTCTCGACTGGAGCTGGGAAGGCAATGGCACGATCGATTTCGCGCGGGCCGCCATCTATTGGCAGAACGGCGAAGACGTCCAGTTTACCGATGAGGATCGTACCCCTGCGGTCGACCGTGAACGGCTCAACACCTTTGAAAACCGCGTATTCGGCGCCGCCGCCGATGCGCGGGCCGATTTCATCACCGGCGCGATCGGCCACCGCCTCGTCTTTGGCGCCGATGCCAGCATCACACGTCAACGGGGCCTGCGCGACGGCACCGTGCCACCGATGGGCGAGGTCTTCCCCACCCGCGCCTTCCCCTCCACCGATTTCACCCGCGCGGGCGCTTTCGTGGCCGACGAGATCAGCATCGCGGGCGGGCAATTGATGCTCTACCCCGCGCTCCGCTTCGATTATTACAAGCTGTCGCCCGATAATGATCCCCTGCTCCCCGCCTTTTCCGGCGCGGGTCAGGATGGATCGCGCGTCTCGCCCAAAATGGGCGTGGTGTGGAAAATCAACGACACCATCCGCCTGTTCGGCAATTACGCCACCGGCTTCAAGGCGCCCGAACCCGGCCAGGTGAACCAGTTCTTCGAAAACCTCGCCTTTGGCTACACCTCGGCGCCCAATCCCGATCTCGGCCCCGAACGCAGCGAAAGCTTCGAGGGCGGCATCCGCATCGCCTCGAACGCGGTCAGCCTCGAAATGACCGCCTTCACCTCGCGCTACAAGGATTTCATCAGCCAGGAAGTCGTTGGCGGCTCGTTCACCCCGGCCGATCCCGCGATCTACCAGTTCGTCAACCTCGATCGCGTCCGCGTGAAAGGCGCCGAAGCCCGGTTCGAAGCGCGCGCCGACAATGGCCTCTCGGGTACGCTCGCGCTTTCCTATGCGAAGGGCAACGAGATCGATCCGGACGGCAATCGTCGCCCGCTCTCGACGGTCGATCCGCTCAAGCTGGTCATGGGCGTCGGCTACCGGGATCGCGCCGGCCGGTTTGGCGGCCAGCTGATCGCGACGCACAGCGCGCAAAAGGAACTCGGCCGCACCACGGGTATCTGCACCCCGGCCTGCTACCGCCCCGGCGCGTTCACCATCCTCGATGCCACCGCCTTTCTGAAACTCGACAAGGCGCTCACGCTGCGCGCGGGCATCTTCAACATTCTCGACAAGAAATATGCGTGGTGGAGCGACGTTCGCGGCCTCTCCAGCACCTCCACTGTCACCGATGCCTATACCCAGCCCGGCCGCAACGCGAGCGTGTCCGCCAGCTATCGCTTCTGA
- a CDS encoding DUF6607 family protein encodes MKSIHTLFSAGLLALAMTMSPALAHPPISATKAAAGFEQDRADILAMAGNYRVHFDMQETTRWDPAYTPLEKKRSGGNEVVRVIEDTGKKIALQHMLVIEGDDGKAHIIKHWRQDWEYEPARVLVFADRNSWKWEDVPEKMRTGRWSQTVYQVDDSPRYGGWGQFETQGGVRRWRSNWTWRPLARRDAVRNPVYDRYLGINRHQNGPDGWVHWQDNTKMGTKDGKLVPIVQEYVLNSYTRYDDYDVKAADAYWDATSRYWAAVRTAWDRVAATKNGIGITENAETGTVISARLLELADEIMEGKVKEAQAIAEARKLIDTNTRPL; translated from the coding sequence ATGAAATCCATTCACACGCTGTTTTCCGCCGGGCTCTTGGCACTGGCGATGACGATGTCCCCCGCCCTCGCCCACCCGCCGATTTCGGCGACAAAGGCCGCCGCCGGGTTCGAGCAGGATCGCGCCGACATTCTCGCCATGGCGGGCAATTACCGCGTCCATTTCGACATGCAGGAAACCACGCGCTGGGATCCGGCCTATACCCCGCTCGAAAAAAAGCGTTCGGGCGGCAATGAAGTCGTCCGCGTGATCGAGGATACCGGCAAAAAGATCGCGCTCCAGCATATGCTCGTGATCGAGGGAGACGACGGCAAGGCGCATATCATCAAGCATTGGCGTCAGGATTGGGAATATGAGCCTGCCCGCGTGCTCGTCTTTGCCGATCGCAACAGCTGGAAATGGGAAGATGTGCCCGAAAAGATGCGCACCGGCCGCTGGTCGCAAACCGTCTATCAGGTCGACGATTCCCCGCGCTATGGCGGCTGGGGCCAGTTCGAAACGCAGGGCGGCGTCCGCCGCTGGCGCTCCAACTGGACCTGGCGTCCGCTCGCCCGCCGCGATGCCGTGCGCAACCCCGTCTATGACCGCTATCTCGGCATCAACCGCCACCAGAACGGTCCCGATGGCTGGGTCCACTGGCAGGACAATACCAAGATGGGCACCAAGGACGGCAAGCTCGTTCCCATCGTCCAGGAATATGTCCTCAACAGCTATACCCGCTACGATGATTACGACGTGAAGGCGGCCGACGCCTATTGGGATGCCACCAGCCGTTACTGGGCCGCCGTCCGCACCGCATGGGACCGCGTCGCCGCCACCAAGAACGGCATCGGTATCACCGAAAATGCCGAGACGGGAACCGTCATCAGCGCCCGCCTGCTCGAACTCGCCGACGAGATCATGGAGGGCAAGGTCAAGGAAGCGCAGGCCATCGCCGAAGCGCGCAAGCTGATCGATACCAACACCCGCCCGCTCTGA
- a CDS encoding patatin-like phospholipase family protein, whose product MAGGLAMVLSGGGAKGAFQVGVVHELVVNRGVRIDIVAGVSTGAIQALGVAQDDVPGLLDAWLGLKGNGSIYKERPLGVVGGILGEDAIYDAAPLKRLLKGFANEEKLMSSGRKLRLGVVNLGTGAYRSIDESVPGIHNWVYASCAMPLFFDPLKTRARDGVEEQWVDGGVRDVTPLGAALDLNPRGVIAVRASPAPQLGRVRTYGNLIKIGLRAVDILQSEVSVNDLAGAALINDMIAAREAQLWALQAEGIGGTQAARILRPLDVQIARYRFAPIRIIEPEQEYSETLEFDPAKIRTAIDAGRRAVEHEWDALEPLLS is encoded by the coding sequence ATGGCAGGCGGGTTAGCCATGGTGTTGAGCGGCGGCGGCGCCAAGGGCGCCTTTCAGGTCGGCGTTGTCCACGAACTTGTCGTCAATCGCGGCGTCCGGATCGACATCGTCGCTGGCGTTTCAACGGGCGCAATCCAGGCACTGGGCGTCGCGCAAGACGATGTTCCCGGCCTGCTGGATGCATGGCTCGGCCTCAAGGGCAACGGCTCGATCTACAAGGAACGCCCGCTGGGTGTCGTCGGCGGGATTCTCGGCGAGGATGCGATCTACGACGCTGCCCCGCTCAAGCGACTGCTCAAGGGCTTCGCCAATGAAGAGAAGCTCATGAGCAGCGGCCGCAAGCTGCGGCTGGGCGTCGTCAATCTTGGCACTGGAGCCTATCGCAGCATCGACGAAAGCGTGCCTGGTATTCACAATTGGGTTTATGCCAGCTGTGCCATGCCGCTCTTCTTCGATCCCCTAAAGACGCGCGCCCGCGACGGGGTCGAGGAACAATGGGTCGATGGCGGCGTACGCGACGTGACGCCGCTTGGCGCCGCGCTCGACCTGAACCCGCGCGGCGTGATCGCCGTGCGTGCGTCCCCCGCCCCACAACTCGGCCGGGTGCGAACCTATGGCAATCTGATCAAGATCGGGTTGCGCGCGGTCGACATCCTGCAGTCCGAAGTATCGGTCAACGATCTGGCCGGCGCGGCGCTGATCAACGATATGATCGCCGCCCGCGAGGCGCAGCTTTGGGCGCTGCAAGCCGAAGGCATTGGCGGCACGCAAGCCGCAAGGATCCTTCGGCCGCTCGACGTGCAGATCGCCCGCTATCGTTTCGCGCCGATCCGGATCATCGAGCCCGAACAGGAATATTCCGAAACGCTTGAATTCGATCCTGCGAAAATCCGCACGGCGATCGACGCCGGACGCCGCGCCGTCGAGCATGAATGGGACGCGCTCGAACCGCTGCTCAGCTGA
- a CDS encoding DUF2200 domain-containing protein produces the protein MTQHRIFSMSFASVYPHYVAKAEKKGRTRAEVDEIIRWLTGYTQKGLEAELEKKSSFEDFLRRAPRPNPSRNLITGLVCGVRVEDIEDPLMQDIRYLDKLIDELARGKAMEKILRAH, from the coding sequence ATGACACAGCATCGTATCTTTTCCATGAGCTTCGCCAGCGTCTATCCGCACTATGTCGCCAAGGCGGAAAAGAAAGGCCGCACCAGGGCCGAGGTTGACGAGATCATCCGCTGGCTGACGGGTTACACCCAAAAGGGGCTTGAGGCCGAGCTGGAAAAGAAATCCAGCTTCGAGGATTTTCTGAGGCGGGCGCCCCGGCCAAACCCTTCACGCAATCTGATCACCGGGCTAGTCTGCGGTGTCCGCGTCGAGGATATCGAAGACCCGCTGATGCAGGACATCCGCTATCTCGACAAACTGATCGACGAACTCGCTAGGGGCAAGGCTATGGAGAAAATCCTGCGTGCCCATTAA
- a CDS encoding aromatic ring-hydroxylating dioxygenase subunit alpha — MERARRIAIAKQLLDMIDRDVTEYGEEPAWEADIGRFTDKARFLKEKEEFFHNRPQVIAYTADIPNNGDYYATELAGKPILLTRGKDGKARAFLNACRHRGVQLAEGCGHGHTFTCPYHAWTFNSHGDLIGVPSRDAFEGVLNDRGLVALPVHEEIGLILIHPQPDGALDFDAFMGPMKDVMAGYHYENLRFIKEFRTKARINWKHAVDGGVEGYHVPFLHPKTVGPMTLPQFLHLDCGLHHTLITTQPDIVKLKDLPEDEWPEYCNFSTTNAIFPNTVVGVGEMIAFFQRSDPGNEPGECDYIFRVYGWGHNPTEEERQRDDYVADLLIRVAMDEDMKVQSNSQVMMEAGAVPSLLFGRREQNVSRMHRNYDRLIGHDVEAALAAERGRTLPQAAE, encoded by the coding sequence ATGGAACGTGCGCGGCGGATCGCGATAGCGAAGCAATTGCTCGACATGATTGACCGGGATGTAACCGAATATGGCGAAGAGCCGGCCTGGGAAGCGGATATCGGCCGCTTCACCGACAAGGCGCGTTTCCTGAAGGAAAAGGAAGAGTTCTTTCATAACCGCCCGCAAGTCATCGCGTACACGGCGGACATCCCCAATAATGGCGATTATTACGCGACGGAACTGGCGGGCAAGCCGATCCTGTTGACGCGCGGCAAGGACGGCAAGGCGCGGGCGTTTCTCAACGCCTGCCGGCACCGCGGGGTGCAACTGGCCGAAGGCTGCGGCCATGGCCACACCTTTACCTGTCCCTATCACGCCTGGACCTTCAATTCGCATGGCGACCTGATCGGGGTGCCGAGCCGCGACGCGTTCGAAGGCGTGCTGAACGATCGCGGGCTGGTCGCGCTGCCGGTGCACGAGGAAATCGGCCTGATCCTCATCCATCCACAGCCCGATGGCGCGCTCGATTTCGACGCATTCATGGGGCCGATGAAGGATGTGATGGCGGGGTATCATTATGAGAACCTGCGCTTCATCAAGGAATTCCGCACCAAGGCCCGGATCAACTGGAAACACGCGGTTGATGGCGGGGTGGAAGGCTATCACGTCCCGTTCCTGCACCCGAAAACGGTGGGGCCGATGACGCTGCCGCAATTCCTCCATCTCGATTGCGGGCTGCACCACACGCTGATCACGACCCAGCCCGATATCGTGAAGCTGAAGGACCTGCCGGAAGACGAGTGGCCGGAATATTGCAATTTCTCGACCACCAACGCGATCTTCCCCAACACCGTGGTTGGCGTGGGCGAGATGATCGCCTTCTTCCAGCGCAGCGATCCGGGCAACGAACCGGGCGAATGCGACTACATCTTCCGCGTCTATGGCTGGGGGCACAACCCGACCGAGGAAGAGCGCCAGCGCGATGATTATGTCGCCGACCTGCTCATCCGCGTGGCGATGGACGAGGATATGAAGGTGCAATCCAATTCGCAGGTCATGATGGAAGCGGGGGCGGTGCCGTCGCTGCTCTTTGGCCGCCGCGAACAGAATGTCTCGCGGATGCACCGCAATTATGATCGCCTGATCGGCCATGATGTTGAAGCCGCGCTGGCGGCGGAGCGGGGGCGCACGCTGCCGCAGGCGGCCGAATAA
- a CDS encoding TetR/AcrR family transcriptional regulator, whose translation MAALDMLEREPDLAFSLNGLARALKVTPMALYTYFGSRDDLLQALTERLLSGFVTVVDGDMPAIRRVEAWCFAARRFFLGYPQLLGLLTWEGGNTSVAWFDRSVVLIEALQELGFKDAELSRAIIWIWTSVMGAISEEIRNRTAPHSLSPAQVESLDPRLHKPVRDMLMLAEQPDHFDSFFAYHVERLLDALRAIAKRP comes from the coding sequence ATGGCCGCGCTCGATATGCTGGAGCGCGAGCCGGACCTTGCCTTTTCGCTGAACGGGCTGGCGCGCGCGCTGAAGGTGACGCCGATGGCGCTCTATACCTATTTCGGCAGCCGCGATGATCTGCTTCAGGCGCTGACTGAAAGGCTGCTCAGCGGTTTCGTCACTGTGGTGGACGGGGATATGCCGGCGATCCGGCGGGTCGAGGCCTGGTGCTTTGCGGCGCGGCGGTTTTTCCTGGGATATCCGCAACTGCTTGGCCTGTTGACCTGGGAAGGCGGCAACACATCGGTCGCCTGGTTCGATCGTTCGGTGGTGCTGATCGAAGCGTTGCAGGAATTGGGGTTCAAGGACGCGGAGCTTTCGCGCGCGATTATCTGGATATGGACTTCGGTGATGGGCGCGATCAGCGAAGAGATCCGCAACCGAACGGCCCCGCACAGCCTGAGCCCGGCGCAGGTTGAAAGCCTTGATCCGCGGCTGCACAAGCCGGTGCGCGACATGCTCATGCTCGCCGAGCAGCCCGACCATTTCGACAGTTTCTTTGCCTATCATGTCGAGCGCTTGCTCGACGCGCTTAGGGCGATTGCAAAACGGCCGTGA